In Akkermansia muciniphila, the DNA window TTCTTTCCTTGTTAGCAAATCAACAATTAATACCCTAACCAAGTAATAGTCATGCAAACCAAGAACATCATCACTGTGGCAGCGGCTGTGGCATCTTTTGCCGGCGCTGCTTTTGCGGGGACTCCCGTTACGGTTGTTACTCCCACTCCGGTGGCGACTGTCAGTCCGTGGTCCGGCGATATCTATGCCGGTTACGCTTCCAATTACACCAGCCGCGGCATCGTGGCTTCCCACGCCTTGGTGGGAGGGGATAGTGTTATCCCTGCCGGTGTAAACCTGAATTACAAGCTGAGCGACGCCAACTCCATTGTCGGCGCTGCTTCCTACACCTCCCTGACCTCCGGTCACGAGCTGCTTGGCAACAAGGATATTGCGTTCCACAATGAAACCAATTTCAACCTTGGCTGGAAGAACCAGGACGGTCTGCTGAAGAATCTGTCCACTACCCTTGGCTGGAATCTGATTCATGGCGGCCTGCTCGGCAACTTCGCCAAGTATGACTACAGCAACGTTCTTGCCAACGGCACCGTTGGCCAGCGTCACGCTCATTCCGTAGCCCAGGAATTCTATCTGAACCTGAACTATGACCTGTGCAACAGCTGGTTCGCCGGTGTGACCACGAGCTATGGCTTCCAGGGCATGACCGGATGGTGGTTCCAGCCGTATGTGGGTTGGAAGGCCTCCATCTGCCCCGCCACGGACATCATGATCACGGGCGGCATGTCTGCTACTGCCGGTTACTTTGACAGCAAGTCCGCTTTCATGGCCAATGGCTCACAGGCTTGGTGGGTGAAGGTTGAAATGCCTGTCAAGCTGGGTGTGCAAAACCTGGCCGTCGTTCCCTTCGTCAGCTTCAACTGGGCCGGCAACGGCGCCCTGAAGGCTAACAAGCAGTTCGTGGAAGGCAGCAAGCCCTACAAGAACTTCGGCGTGGTGGCTGGTGCCAACCTCGTTTACTCTTTCTAAGCCATCCGGCTTACGATTGAATCATGTTTCAGGAGCGGCGGAGCAATCCGCCGCTCTTTTTGTTCTTTGTTCAGATTCCCGGGAGGAAGGGACACAGGCAAAGCGGCAATCCCTGCACAAAAGCCCGGTTCAGTCCTGTTTATTCTTTCTGGAATGAATGCCTTTCAGCTGGATGAAGCCCCCGGAGCGGAGAAGAATGTTCCTGCGTCTTTTTTGCTTGTTGCCAGCGGGAGCATTTTTATTCAGAATGTTGCAGCACCGTAGTTCCGAGTTTATGCATTTTTCCTTTTCTTCTGCTCTTGGAGCGGTTCTGGCCGTTTCCATTTCAACTTCCCTGGCGGAGTCACGCATTCCGGAGGCTCCTTCCGATCCGCCCCTGAGACCCGTGAGCGGCAGTTTGAAGGCGGGCTATTCCACCAACTATGAGTTCCGCGGTTTGATTCCCGGAGGGTGCAATCCAACGGCCCCCGTGCGCCTGGACTGGAGGAGCGACCTGAATGACCGGTATTCCCTGATTCTGGCCCTGAAGGAGGAGATATTCCTGGGGCATCCGGCGGTGGACATGGAGAATGAAACGGTGGCCGATCTTGGGCTCCAGCGGAAGTTTGGAAAAGCCACTTACGCCGCGTTATCCCTGCGCATGAATGACGGCGGGATGGCGGGGTTTGCTTCCGAACGCCTGTTCGGCAACGGCGGTACGACGTATGAGTCGGCTCTGGTCCTGCGCCATGACCTGGGCTTCCTGCCCGGTTTTTATGCGCAGGGCAGCGCGGCCTATTCCTTTTACGGCATCACGGGATGGTGGTTTGACATGTGCACGGGATCGGATTTCCGGATGACGGAAAATCTTTACATGGGGTTCAAGTTCGGTGCGGTGCTGAGTTCCTCCTACTGGCCTTCCAGCGGCAATGGCTGGCAGTCCCTGTACGTCCGGGTGACGGCTAATTACCGTTTGTTCGGGAACGTTTTTGTGGAGCCGTTTGTGGGGCTTCACTGGCTTGGCAAGGGCGCCCACGGGGTGAACCGGGTATATGGAAGAACGCTGGTGAAGGGCAATAGCTGGGTGACGGGTGTCAGCCTGGTTTATTCCTTCTGAGCAGAAGGGGCCAGATCCGTACGCATGCGGATCATGTCAATGCACTGCACGCCATTGTCCCAGACGGGTTCCGGATAGTTGTCCGTAAAGTGGTTTTTGATGACGCCCGCCGTCCGGAAACCGCAGCTTTCATACAGGGCCATGGGGCCGGGGGAAGCATCGGACGTTCCCAGTTCCGCATAACGGGCGCCCTTGTCCCTGATGATGTTGAGAGCGTGCAGCACCAGAGCGGTTCCGCAACCCTGCCTTCTGTGTTCGGGAGAGACGGAGCAGTTCATGATTTCCCAGGTGTCATCCGCCGTGCGCCTGATGACGATGGCTCCGGCGAGGAGCCCTCGGCTTCGTGCAACGTATAGTTCGCCGTGGGCCAGATGCTCCGCCACCTGGCGTTCGTCCGGATCAGCATCCAGCAGAAGTTCCATCAGGGGCGCGGGGAGCGGCCACACGGCTGGTTCTTGTGCCACGTGGAAGCGGGGAGGTATTTTCATAAGGGTCCGGATGAAGTCCCCAGGGAATGCCGCAGGCTTCTGCTACTCCTGAAGGGGCATGCGGCTAAGACCTCTCTTCTTATTCTGCGCGCATGAAGATGATGGAGTCCGCCAGCAGTTCCCCCTGGAGGCTGTCCCCCTGGATGACGACGGGCTGCCCGGAGATGATCAGCCCTTTTTCCTTCAGCAGGTCCAGTGCGGTGGAAATCATGCGGGCAGGGTCTTTCAGGAAGGGGGATTCAAAGGCGGTGACGTCACGGGCCAGCGCCAGTTGCCGGACGACGACGGGATCATTGCTGAACGCGAAGATAGCCGCCCGTTCCGGCCTGAGCACGGCGGCCTGCGTGGCGGCCAGGCCGCGGCGGGTGAAGACGACCATGCAGGCGTTTTCTACGGAGTCCGCCAGGGAGATGGCCGCCTTGGTGGCTTTCTGGCGGTCTCCGCTTAGGATGGCGGACGCGGCAAAGTTGAGGTTGCCGGAACGTTCCATGCGGTGGGCGATGGAGTCCAGCACTTCCACGCAGCGCACGGGATAATTGCCCACGGAGGTTTCACCGGAGAGCATGACGGCATCTACCTGTTCAAAGATGGCGTTGGATACGTCCGTGACTTCCGCACGGGTGGGGGTGGGCTGGGTGATCATGGATTCCAGCATGTGCGTGGCTACGATGCAGCGGCGGCCCAGCCTGTGGCAGTGGCGGATGATGCGGCGCTGGATGATCGGAAGTTCTTCAATGCTGACTTCAATGCCCAGGTCGCCGCGCGCGACCATGATGACGTCTGCGGCCAGAATAATGTCATCAATATGGCGGATGGCCTGCTGGTCTTCGATTTTGGCCACAATCTGGGCCCTTCCGCCCAGGGTGTCGATGTGTTCCCGGAGCTGGGCGATGTGGGCGGCGTCCCGGACGAAGGACATGGCTACGTAGTCCGTCTCGCATTCCACGGCCACGGCCAGGTCCGCCAGGTCTTTTTCCGTAAGGGCCGGGAGGCGCAGCGCCACGCCGGGGAGGTTGATGTGGCGGCGGGAGCCGAAGACGCCTTCCGTAAGCACCTTGCAGATGAGCCTGTCCGGGCGCACTTCCTCAATGCGCATGAGGATGCCGCCGTTGTCCACCACCATGGTGTGTCCTGCCTGGACGTCCTGCAGGAGCCCGTCATAGTTCACCGTGGTGGAGAAGGGGA includes these proteins:
- a CDS encoding GNAT family N-acetyltransferase — encoded protein: MAQEPAVWPLPAPLMELLLDADPDERQVAEHLAHGELYVARSRGLLAGAIVIRRTADDTWEIMNCSVSPEHRRQGCGTALVLHALNIIRDKGARYAELGTSDASPGPMALYESCGFRTAGVIKNHFTDNYPEPVWDNGVQCIDMIRMRTDLAPSAQKE
- the pyk gene encoding pyruvate kinase; the encoded protein is MSTPSRPRATKIICTIGPATDTSDMLGQLIEAGANVFRLNMSHSKHDWVREVVFRIRRKAAELQANVAILFDLQGPSIRTGDLAEPYHLKKGDTLEIRLSTAKPELPFSTTVNYDGLLQDVQAGHTMVVDNGGILMRIEEVRPDRLICKVLTEGVFGSRRHINLPGVALRLPALTEKDLADLAVAVECETDYVAMSFVRDAAHIAQLREHIDTLGGRAQIVAKIEDQQAIRHIDDIILAADVIMVARGDLGIEVSIEELPIIQRRIIRHCHRLGRRCIVATHMLESMITQPTPTRAEVTDVSNAIFEQVDAVMLSGETSVGNYPVRCVEVLDSIAHRMERSGNLNFAASAILSGDRQKATKAAISLADSVENACMVVFTRRGLAATQAAVLRPERAAIFAFSNDPVVVRQLALARDVTAFESPFLKDPARMISTALDLLKEKGLIISGQPVVIQGDSLQGELLADSIIFMRAE